One part of the Ziziphus jujuba cultivar Dongzao chromosome 2, ASM3175591v1 genome encodes these proteins:
- the LOC107419658 gene encoding E3 ubiquitin-protein ligase RING1, translating into MSSSGGSLGGAGVAGTAGAGAPQLYFCHVCDRTVTLTPSPTSDLLCPVCNGGFVEELGTPPNPNPNTFLPFSHESPSLGAAGFPFLFSTAASSGPTSGPATVVDDLSALFGAGPTRNQHLTFQDPDAFNPFLFLQNYLQTLRANGANVQFVIDSGGSGDPAGFRVPSNLNLGDYFFGPGLEQLIQQLAENDPNRYGTPPASKSAIQGLPVVKISEELLASDSSQCAVCKDTFELGEEAKQMPCKHIYHSDCIVPWLELHNSCPVCRYELPTDDPDYEQRTREGSGVGNQSRTGGGFNASSGGNDGGTGTGAASGENPPTPRSFRVSLPRLFRVFGSPAETSNSGSGNNDGATNTGNRGNPNSGPEPRQEDLD; encoded by the coding sequence ATGTCGTCCTCTGGCGGCAGCTTAGGGGGTGCAGGAGTAGCCGGTACGGCCGGCGCAGGAGCGCCTCAGCTGTACTTTTGCCACGTGTGTGATCGCACCGTCACTCTAACCCCTTCACCTACCTCTGATCTCCTTTGTCCAGTCTGCAATGGTGGTTTCGTCGAAGAGCTCGGAACCCCTccaaaccctaaccctaataCCTTCCTCCCCTTCTCTCATGAATCCCCTTCGTTGGGCGCCGCCGGATTCCCGTTCCTCTTCTCGACAGCTGCTTCCTCAGGGCCCACCAGTGGTCCCGCCACCGTCGTTGATGATCTCTCGGCCCTTTTCGGCGCCGGACCGACTCGAAACCAACATTTGACGTTCCAGGACCCTGACGCGTTCAACCCCTTTTTGTTCCTTCAGAACTATTTGCAAACCCTAAGGGCTAATGGTGCGAACGTTCAGTTCGTGATCGATAGCGGCGGCTCTGGTGACCCTGCTGGGTTCCGTGTGCCTTCGAATCTTAATCTGGGTGATTACTTTTTCGGTCCGGGGCTCGAGCAATTGATTCAGCAGCTGGCTGAGAATGATCCCAATAGGTATGGTACTCCGCCGGCGTCGAAATCTGCAATTCAGGGGCTTCCGGTGGTGAAGATTTCCGAGGAGCTTTTGGCTTCGGATTCTTCGCAGTGTGCGGTTTGCAAGGACACGTTCGAGCTTGGCGAAGAGGCTAAACAGATGCCTTGTAAGCACATTTACCATTCGGATTGTATTGTTCCATGGTTGGAGTTGCACAATTCTTGCCCTGTGTGTCGGTATGAGCTGCCAACTGATGATCCTGATTACGAGCAGAGGACTCGTGAGGGCTCTGGGGTTGGAAATCAAAGTCGAACTGGTGGTGGGTTCAATGCTTCTTCTGGTGGCAATGATGGTGGAACTGGAACTGGGGCAGCTTCTGGAGAAAATCCTCCCACACCACGGAGTTTTCGGGTCTCCTTGCCGCGGTTGTTTAGGGTATTTGGTTCACCTGCTGAGACTAGCAACAGTGGAAGTGGCAACAATGATGGAGCAACAAACACGGGAAATAGGGGAAATCCAAACAGTGGACCAGAGCCTAGACAAGAAGATCTTGATTAA
- the LOC107419656 gene encoding uncharacterized protein LOC107419656 isoform X1, with product MAEANSVDVILDFLRRNRFTRAEAALRSEINNRPDLNGFLQKLTLEEKDSGILKEGENGDKPIVDNQGLGSCNSDEVSKELIVKEIQCGTGRNGSESKWKNAASTGERNKPDEAPRTSDKPFTFSKGPEDTVLDLYSWKFNPSNGSANPYQGDGASGTTDRSEHEISEKTKHRAGDISADTGKATVKAGEDISFSGEKKTSWLGSTSKANLESKYEKTQTSEPKELDQQFKTSGSYFKENFTDNLWSRSEESANSSSELWKDCSVKTVFPSSKVQVSTSYDSVSGTDKKEGKRNTEVTDIRAAIKEQVDEVGRALYFNKSQGISEQKTINSLVFPLVSENQKEEFPRLPPVKLKSEDKPLNIKWEEKFERDGPVTKLSGVDSTLFIGTYLDVPVGQEINPGGGKRTAGSSWLSVSQGIAEDTSDLVSGFATVGDGLSESVDYPNDYWDSDEYDDDDDVGYMRQPIEDEAWFLAHEIDYPSDNEKGTGHASVPDPQERGPTKDEDDDQSFAEEDSYFSGEQYFQAKNVEPVTASDDPIGLSVTELYGRTDDNDLIAQYDGHLMDEEELNLMRAEPVWQGFVTQTNELIMLGGGKALNDPGRPHIDDICVDDDQHGSVRSIGVGINSDAADIGSEVRESLVGGSSEGDLEYFRDHDVGIGGSRQYHHDSDKKHIDMPNKDRKKTSKLESNKYVVGNNLGASTQMKSADGGFSFPPPLRDGQSVHASSSKSLWITNSNAVASDDAEGCLNAVMGPDDMLASWRRKSNDSSPVKSSKDESNANVIRSATSSPSTLSNYAYAERERAGQEEDEKAGLAREEDTGASLEDEEAAAVQEQVRQIKAQEEEFETFNLKIVHRKNRTGFEEDKNFHVVLNSVIAGRYHVTEYLGSAAFSKAIQAHDLHTGMDVCVKIIKNNKDFFDQSLDEIKLLKYVNKHDPADKYHILRLYDYFYYREHLLIVCELLKANLYEFHKFNRESGGEVYFTMPRLQSITIQCLEALQFLHGLGLIHCDLKPENILVKSYSRCEVKVIDLGSSCFETDHLCSYVQSRSYRAPEVILGLPYDKKIDVWSLGCILSELCTGNVLFQNDSPATLLARVIGIIGPIEQGMLAKGRDTYKYFTKNHMLYERNQETSRLEYLIPKKTSLRHRLPMGDQGFIDFVAHLLEVNPKKRPSAAEALKHPWLSYPYEPISS from the exons ATGGCGGAGGCAAACTCAGTTGATGTGATTCTGGACTTTCTGAGGCGTAACCGGTTCACCAGAGCTGAGGCGGCCTTGCGCAGTGAGATTAACAATCGCCCTGATTTGAATGGTTTCCTTCAGAAGCTTACACTTGAAGAGAAGGATTCAGGTATTCTGAAGGAAGGAGAAAATGGGGACAAGCCCATTGTCGATAATCAAGGATTGGGTTCTTGTAATAGTGATGAAGTTTCTAAGGAACTTATAGTGAAGGAGATACAGTGTGGAACTGGTAGAAACGGGTCTGAGAGTAAATGGAAGAATGCTGCTTCTACTGGGGAGCGGAATAAACCTGATGAAGCCCCTAGGACAAGTGACAAGCCCTTTACTTTCTCTAAAGGACCAGAGGACACTGTGCTCGATTTGTACTCATGGAAGTTCAATCCTAGCAATGGTAGTGCTAATCCATATCAAGGTGATGGTGCTAGTGGGACCACAGATCGTTCGGAGCATGAAATTTCTGAGAAAACAAAACACAGGGCAGGTGACATTTCTGCTGATACTGGTAAAGCCACTGTGAAAGCTGGAGAAGATATTAGTTTTTCTGGTGAAAAGAAAACTTCATGGCTTGGAAGTACTAGTAAAGCCAATCTAGAATCCAAATATGAGAAAACCCAGACAAGTGAACCTAAAGAACTTGATCAGCAATTTAAGACTAGTGGTTCATATTTCAAAGAGAATTTCACTGATAATCTATGGTCAAGGAGTGAGGAGTCTGCAAATTCATCTTCAGAATTGTGGAAAGATTGCTCTGTCAAAACTGTTTTTCCTTCCTCCAAGGTTCAGGTGTCAACTAGTTATGATAGTGTTTCAGGTACCGacaagaaagaaggaaagagaaacACAGAGGTAACTGATATCAGGGCTGCAATAAAAGAGCAGGTGGATGAGGTGGGAAGAGCTTTGTACTTCAACAAATCACAAGGAATTTCTGAGCAGAAGACCATTAACAGCTTAGTTTTTCCTCTTGTGTCTGAGAATCAGAAGGAAGAGTTCCCTAGGCTGCCACCTGTTAAACTTAAGTCAGAAGACAAGCCGCTAAACATCAAGTGGGAGGAAAAGTTTGAGCGAGATGGACCTGTCACAAAACTGAGTGGTGTTGATAGTACCCTCTTTATAGGGACCTATCTGGATGTACCTGTTGGACAAGAAATCAACCCTGGAG GTGGAAAAAGGACTGCTGGAAGCAGTTGGCTTTCTGTAAGTCAGGGAATTGCTGAAGATACATCTGATCTGGTTTCAGGTTTTGCTACTGTTGGCGATGGATTGAGTGAATCTGTTGACTACCCGAATGATTACTGGGACTCTGAtgagtatgatgatgatgatgacgtgGGATATATGAGACAACCTATTGAGGATGAGGCCTGGTTTCTGGCTCATGAAATTGATTACCCCAGTGACAATGAAAAAGGAACTGGGCATGCAAGTGTTCCAGATCCGCAGGAAAGAGGTCCAAccaaagatgaggatgatgatcaaTCTTTTGCTGAGGAGGATTCTTACTTTTCTGGTGAGCAGTACTTTCAAGCAAAAAATGTTGAACCAGTTACTGCTTCTGATGATCCTATAGGACTCTCAGTGACGGAACTATATGGAAGAACTGATGACAATGATTTAATAGCTCAATATGATGGGCATTTGATGGACGAAGAAGAATTAAATTTGATGCGTGCAGAACCTGTTTGGCAAGGCTTTGTCACTCAGACAAATGAACTCATAATGTTAGGGGGTGGAAAAGCTCTAAACGACCCTGGAAGGCCACATATAGATGATATTTGTGTGGATGATGATCAGCATGGTTCAGTAAGATCTATTGGTGTAGGAATTAACAGTGATGCTGCAGACATTGGCAGTGAAGTACGTGAAAGTTTGGTTGGAGGCAGCAGTGAAGGGGACTTAGAATACTTTCGAGACCATGATGTTGGAATTGGTGGGTCCAGACAATATCATCATGATTCAGACAAGAAACATATCGATATGCCTAACAAGGATAGAAAGAAAACTAGTAAACTAGAGTCAAACAAATATGTAGTTGGAAATAACTTGGGTGCATCTACGCAGATGAAAAGTGCAGATGGAGGATTTTCATTTCCTCCACCATTGAGAGATGGACAGTCAGTTCATGCTAGCTCTAGTAAATCTTTGTGGATAACCAACAGCAATGCTGTTGCTAGTGATGATGCTGAAGGCTGCTTAAATGCTGTAATGGGGCCTGATGACATGCTTGCTTCATGGAGACGGAAAAGCAATGATTCTTCACCTGTCAAGAGTTCTAAGGATGAAAGtaatgcaaatgtaattaggtCTGCTACTTCTTCTCCCTCAACTCTCTCAAATTATGCTTATGCTGAAAGAGAGCGTGCTGGACAAGAAGAGGATGAAAAAGCTGGTCTTGCAAGGGAAGAAGATACGGGGGCATCACTTGAGGACGAAGAGGCAGCTGCTGTCCAAGAGCAAGTAAGGCAAATCAAGGCCCAAGAAGAGGAATTTGAGACATTCAACCTTAAGATTGTTCATAGAAAGAACAG AACTGGATTTGAGGAGGATAAGAATTTTCATGTCGTCTTAAATTCGGTGATAGCTGGTCGATATCATGTTACTGAGTATCTTGGATCAGCTGCATTCAGTAAAGCTATACAAGCACATGACCTGCATACTGGCATGGATGTTTGTGTAAAGATCATAAAGAACAACAAGGATTTTTTTGATCAAAGCCTTGATGAGATTAAGCTTCTCAAGTATGTCAATAAGCACGATCCTGCTGACAAGTACCACATTCTTCGCTTGTATGATTACTTCTACTATCGA GAACATTTGCTAATAGTATGTGAACTTCTTAAGGcaaacttatatgagtttcataaatttaatagaGAATCAGGAGGGGAAGTGTACTTCACAATGCCAAGATTGCAG TCAATTACCATTCAGTGTTTGGAGGCTCTCCAATTTCTGCATGGACTTGGCCTAATACATTGTGATTTGAAGCCTGAGAACATACTGGTGAAAAGCTACAGCAGATGTGAGGTGAAGGTCATTGATCTTGGGAGTAGTTGTTTTGAAACAGATCACCTCTGTTCCTATGTCCAGTCCAGGTCCTATCGAGCCCCAGAGGTTATCTTAGGACTTCCATATGATAAAAAGATAGATGTATGGTCACTTGGCTGCATTTTGTCAGAACTATGCACTGGCAAT GTGCTATTCCAAAATGATTCTCCTGCAACATTACTTGCAAGGGTGATAGGAATCATAGGCCCCATTGAACAAGGCATGCTAGCCAAAGGACGGGAtacttataaatattttaccaaaaatcaTATGCTTTATGAACGGAATCAG GAGACCAGCCGGCTGGAATACTTGATACCAAAGAAGACATCGTTGAGGCACCGACTTCCAATGGGTGACCAAGGCTTCATTGACTTTGTTGCTCATCTTCTAGAGGTAAATCCGAAGAAGCGTCCATCTGCAGCTGAGGCCCTGAAGCACCCTTGGCTGTCGTACCCTTATGAACCCATATCCTCATGA
- the LOC107419656 gene encoding uncharacterized protein LOC107419656 isoform X2, with translation MAEANSVDVILDFLRRNRFTRAEAALRSEINNRPDLNGFLQKLTLEEKDSGILKEGENGDKPIVDNQGLGSCNSDEVSKELIVKEIQCGTGRNGSESKWKNAASTGERNKPDEAPRTSDKPFTFSKGPEDTVLDLYSWKFNPSNGSANPYQGDGASGTTDRSEHEISEKTKHRAGDISADTGKATVKAGEDISFSGEKKTSWLGSTSKANLESKYEKTQTSEPKELDQQFKTSGSYFKENFTDNLWSRSEESANSSSELWKDCSVKTVFPSSKVQVSTSYDSVSGTDKKEGKRNTEVTDIRAAIKEQVDEVGRALYFNKSQGISEQKTINSLVFPLVSENQKEEFPRLPPVKLKSEDKPLNIKWEEKFERDGPVTKLSGVDSTLFIGTYLDVPVGQEINPGGFATVGDGLSESVDYPNDYWDSDEYDDDDDVGYMRQPIEDEAWFLAHEIDYPSDNEKGTGHASVPDPQERGPTKDEDDDQSFAEEDSYFSGEQYFQAKNVEPVTASDDPIGLSVTELYGRTDDNDLIAQYDGHLMDEEELNLMRAEPVWQGFVTQTNELIMLGGGKALNDPGRPHIDDICVDDDQHGSVRSIGVGINSDAADIGSEVRESLVGGSSEGDLEYFRDHDVGIGGSRQYHHDSDKKHIDMPNKDRKKTSKLESNKYVVGNNLGASTQMKSADGGFSFPPPLRDGQSVHASSSKSLWITNSNAVASDDAEGCLNAVMGPDDMLASWRRKSNDSSPVKSSKDESNANVIRSATSSPSTLSNYAYAERERAGQEEDEKAGLAREEDTGASLEDEEAAAVQEQVRQIKAQEEEFETFNLKIVHRKNRTGFEEDKNFHVVLNSVIAGRYHVTEYLGSAAFSKAIQAHDLHTGMDVCVKIIKNNKDFFDQSLDEIKLLKYVNKHDPADKYHILRLYDYFYYREHLLIVCELLKANLYEFHKFNRESGGEVYFTMPRLQSITIQCLEALQFLHGLGLIHCDLKPENILVKSYSRCEVKVIDLGSSCFETDHLCSYVQSRSYRAPEVILGLPYDKKIDVWSLGCILSELCTGNVLFQNDSPATLLARVIGIIGPIEQGMLAKGRDTYKYFTKNHMLYERNQETSRLEYLIPKKTSLRHRLPMGDQGFIDFVAHLLEVNPKKRPSAAEALKHPWLSYPYEPISS, from the exons ATGGCGGAGGCAAACTCAGTTGATGTGATTCTGGACTTTCTGAGGCGTAACCGGTTCACCAGAGCTGAGGCGGCCTTGCGCAGTGAGATTAACAATCGCCCTGATTTGAATGGTTTCCTTCAGAAGCTTACACTTGAAGAGAAGGATTCAGGTATTCTGAAGGAAGGAGAAAATGGGGACAAGCCCATTGTCGATAATCAAGGATTGGGTTCTTGTAATAGTGATGAAGTTTCTAAGGAACTTATAGTGAAGGAGATACAGTGTGGAACTGGTAGAAACGGGTCTGAGAGTAAATGGAAGAATGCTGCTTCTACTGGGGAGCGGAATAAACCTGATGAAGCCCCTAGGACAAGTGACAAGCCCTTTACTTTCTCTAAAGGACCAGAGGACACTGTGCTCGATTTGTACTCATGGAAGTTCAATCCTAGCAATGGTAGTGCTAATCCATATCAAGGTGATGGTGCTAGTGGGACCACAGATCGTTCGGAGCATGAAATTTCTGAGAAAACAAAACACAGGGCAGGTGACATTTCTGCTGATACTGGTAAAGCCACTGTGAAAGCTGGAGAAGATATTAGTTTTTCTGGTGAAAAGAAAACTTCATGGCTTGGAAGTACTAGTAAAGCCAATCTAGAATCCAAATATGAGAAAACCCAGACAAGTGAACCTAAAGAACTTGATCAGCAATTTAAGACTAGTGGTTCATATTTCAAAGAGAATTTCACTGATAATCTATGGTCAAGGAGTGAGGAGTCTGCAAATTCATCTTCAGAATTGTGGAAAGATTGCTCTGTCAAAACTGTTTTTCCTTCCTCCAAGGTTCAGGTGTCAACTAGTTATGATAGTGTTTCAGGTACCGacaagaaagaaggaaagagaaacACAGAGGTAACTGATATCAGGGCTGCAATAAAAGAGCAGGTGGATGAGGTGGGAAGAGCTTTGTACTTCAACAAATCACAAGGAATTTCTGAGCAGAAGACCATTAACAGCTTAGTTTTTCCTCTTGTGTCTGAGAATCAGAAGGAAGAGTTCCCTAGGCTGCCACCTGTTAAACTTAAGTCAGAAGACAAGCCGCTAAACATCAAGTGGGAGGAAAAGTTTGAGCGAGATGGACCTGTCACAAAACTGAGTGGTGTTGATAGTACCCTCTTTATAGGGACCTATCTGGATGTACCTGTTGGACAAGAAATCAACCCTGGAG GTTTTGCTACTGTTGGCGATGGATTGAGTGAATCTGTTGACTACCCGAATGATTACTGGGACTCTGAtgagtatgatgatgatgatgacgtgGGATATATGAGACAACCTATTGAGGATGAGGCCTGGTTTCTGGCTCATGAAATTGATTACCCCAGTGACAATGAAAAAGGAACTGGGCATGCAAGTGTTCCAGATCCGCAGGAAAGAGGTCCAAccaaagatgaggatgatgatcaaTCTTTTGCTGAGGAGGATTCTTACTTTTCTGGTGAGCAGTACTTTCAAGCAAAAAATGTTGAACCAGTTACTGCTTCTGATGATCCTATAGGACTCTCAGTGACGGAACTATATGGAAGAACTGATGACAATGATTTAATAGCTCAATATGATGGGCATTTGATGGACGAAGAAGAATTAAATTTGATGCGTGCAGAACCTGTTTGGCAAGGCTTTGTCACTCAGACAAATGAACTCATAATGTTAGGGGGTGGAAAAGCTCTAAACGACCCTGGAAGGCCACATATAGATGATATTTGTGTGGATGATGATCAGCATGGTTCAGTAAGATCTATTGGTGTAGGAATTAACAGTGATGCTGCAGACATTGGCAGTGAAGTACGTGAAAGTTTGGTTGGAGGCAGCAGTGAAGGGGACTTAGAATACTTTCGAGACCATGATGTTGGAATTGGTGGGTCCAGACAATATCATCATGATTCAGACAAGAAACATATCGATATGCCTAACAAGGATAGAAAGAAAACTAGTAAACTAGAGTCAAACAAATATGTAGTTGGAAATAACTTGGGTGCATCTACGCAGATGAAAAGTGCAGATGGAGGATTTTCATTTCCTCCACCATTGAGAGATGGACAGTCAGTTCATGCTAGCTCTAGTAAATCTTTGTGGATAACCAACAGCAATGCTGTTGCTAGTGATGATGCTGAAGGCTGCTTAAATGCTGTAATGGGGCCTGATGACATGCTTGCTTCATGGAGACGGAAAAGCAATGATTCTTCACCTGTCAAGAGTTCTAAGGATGAAAGtaatgcaaatgtaattaggtCTGCTACTTCTTCTCCCTCAACTCTCTCAAATTATGCTTATGCTGAAAGAGAGCGTGCTGGACAAGAAGAGGATGAAAAAGCTGGTCTTGCAAGGGAAGAAGATACGGGGGCATCACTTGAGGACGAAGAGGCAGCTGCTGTCCAAGAGCAAGTAAGGCAAATCAAGGCCCAAGAAGAGGAATTTGAGACATTCAACCTTAAGATTGTTCATAGAAAGAACAG AACTGGATTTGAGGAGGATAAGAATTTTCATGTCGTCTTAAATTCGGTGATAGCTGGTCGATATCATGTTACTGAGTATCTTGGATCAGCTGCATTCAGTAAAGCTATACAAGCACATGACCTGCATACTGGCATGGATGTTTGTGTAAAGATCATAAAGAACAACAAGGATTTTTTTGATCAAAGCCTTGATGAGATTAAGCTTCTCAAGTATGTCAATAAGCACGATCCTGCTGACAAGTACCACATTCTTCGCTTGTATGATTACTTCTACTATCGA GAACATTTGCTAATAGTATGTGAACTTCTTAAGGcaaacttatatgagtttcataaatttaatagaGAATCAGGAGGGGAAGTGTACTTCACAATGCCAAGATTGCAG TCAATTACCATTCAGTGTTTGGAGGCTCTCCAATTTCTGCATGGACTTGGCCTAATACATTGTGATTTGAAGCCTGAGAACATACTGGTGAAAAGCTACAGCAGATGTGAGGTGAAGGTCATTGATCTTGGGAGTAGTTGTTTTGAAACAGATCACCTCTGTTCCTATGTCCAGTCCAGGTCCTATCGAGCCCCAGAGGTTATCTTAGGACTTCCATATGATAAAAAGATAGATGTATGGTCACTTGGCTGCATTTTGTCAGAACTATGCACTGGCAAT GTGCTATTCCAAAATGATTCTCCTGCAACATTACTTGCAAGGGTGATAGGAATCATAGGCCCCATTGAACAAGGCATGCTAGCCAAAGGACGGGAtacttataaatattttaccaaaaatcaTATGCTTTATGAACGGAATCAG GAGACCAGCCGGCTGGAATACTTGATACCAAAGAAGACATCGTTGAGGCACCGACTTCCAATGGGTGACCAAGGCTTCATTGACTTTGTTGCTCATCTTCTAGAGGTAAATCCGAAGAAGCGTCCATCTGCAGCTGAGGCCCTGAAGCACCCTTGGCTGTCGTACCCTTATGAACCCATATCCTCATGA
- the LOC107419719 gene encoding uncharacterized protein LOC107419719: MIQLLFFVLIIEGVVAVILLMEFGPLRELVIKSLDQLKTGKGPATVKTIAGTMFVIFLSSLMSIFKVQNKGAKLGTMSPMDQVLWRTHLLEASLMGFTLLLGFIIDRTHHYLQTLVELRSNMRASKEEVEMLLKEKTQLKEKEEKSSKELKQLKEEISTLSESFKKVKSESDEKDRKVETAEAHVAALQKQAADLLLEYDRLLEDNQNLQNQALGYKS; the protein is encoded by the exons ATGATTCAGTTACTGTTCTTTGTTTTGATTATTGAGGGTGTGGTGGCAGTCATTCTATTGATGGAATTTGGGCCATTGAGGGAGCTTGTGATAAAGAGTCTAGATCAGCTAAAAACGGGTAAGGGTCCAGCTACTGTGAAAACCATTGCTGGGACTATGTTTGTGATTTTCCTATCAAGTCTTATGAGTATATTTAAAGTCCAGAATAAAGGTGCAAAGCTTGGTACCATGTCACCCATGGATCAGGTTTTATGGAGGACTCATTTGCTTGAGGCTTCACTTATGG GTTTTACCCTTTTGCTTGGATTCATAATTGATCGAACACATCATTACCTTCAAACGCTAGTTGAACTGAGAAGTAACATGCGAGCATCTAAAGAAGAAGTCGAAATGCTTCTGAAGGAGAAGACTCAActtaaagagaaagaagagaaatcTTCAAAGGAATTGAAGCAGCTGAAAGAAGAAATTTCTACCTTGTCAGAAAGTTTTAAAAAGGTGAAGTCGGAGTCCGACGAGAAAGATAGGAAAGTTGAAACTGCTGAAGCCCATGTCGCTGCCCTTCAGAAACAAGCGGCGGATCTACTACTCGAGTATGATCGTCTGCTAGAAGATAACCAAAATCTTCAGAATCAAGCTCTAGGATATAAGAGTTGA